From Cellulomonas chengniuliangii, the proteins below share one genomic window:
- a CDS encoding universal stress protein, with amino-acid sequence MGIVVGYLATPEGRVALEAAAAEAQARAERLVVVVSDRGDEAEETRHDLEAALDEVRKDLDERGVPYEVRLLTRGRDVAEDLIGTAEEIGASLIVIGLRRRSPVGKLILGANAQRILLDAPCPVMAVKPNVS; translated from the coding sequence ATGGGCATAGTGGTGGGCTATCTCGCGACACCCGAGGGGCGCGTCGCGCTCGAGGCGGCGGCGGCGGAGGCGCAGGCGCGCGCGGAGCGGCTGGTGGTGGTGGTCAGCGACCGCGGCGACGAGGCCGAGGAGACGCGCCACGACCTCGAGGCGGCGCTCGACGAGGTCCGGAAGGACTTGGATGAACGCGGCGTGCCCTACGAGGTCCGCCTGCTCACCCGGGGGCGCGACGTCGCCGAGGACCTCATCGGCACCGCCGAGGAGATCGGCGCCAGCCTCATCGTGATCGGGTTGCGCCGACGCAGCCCTGTCGGCAAGTTGATCCTCGGGGCGAACGCCCAGCGCATCCTGCTCGACGCGCCGTGCCCCGTGATGGCGGTCAAGCCGAACGTCTCCTGA
- a CDS encoding GNAT family N-acetyltransferase — MTNELLRPIAERAAPPQVPPLPPESLGLSWRALTAADAPALAELCASIEAADDAPYRTTLDETLERFEGDWKQPALDTLAGFDAEGRMAAYAQVTTNPGDAGAVRVFLDGGVRPDARGRGVGRALVAWMDGRARQLLASSGKELPARLVVYLEDAHEGARALFAAAGFTPARYYTDMRRPLADLPTATPVEGVTVAPWTPELDDAVRRAHNEAFADHWGSEPLTVEAWALRSRTHAPSWSRVAVDDATGEVAGYLLSARYEQDWPVAGYTFGYTSVLGVRRPWRGRGIAVALLASAMAAYRQDGMEFARLGVDTANPSGAHGLYSSLGYEVDHGSVMYTIEI; from the coding sequence ATGACGAACGAGCTTCTGCGCCCCATCGCCGAGCGCGCCGCGCCGCCGCAGGTCCCGCCGCTCCCGCCGGAGTCGCTGGGCCTGTCCTGGCGCGCCCTGACGGCCGCTGACGCCCCGGCCCTGGCCGAGCTCTGCGCCTCGATCGAGGCGGCAGACGACGCGCCCTACCGGACCACGCTCGACGAGACGCTGGAGCGGTTCGAGGGCGACTGGAAGCAGCCTGCGCTCGACACCCTCGCTGGGTTCGACGCGGAGGGCCGCATGGCCGCCTACGCCCAGGTGACGACCAACCCCGGTGACGCCGGCGCGGTGCGGGTCTTCCTCGACGGGGGTGTGCGTCCCGACGCGCGTGGCCGCGGGGTGGGCCGCGCACTGGTCGCGTGGATGGACGGGCGTGCGCGACAGCTGCTGGCGTCCTCCGGCAAGGAGCTGCCCGCCCGGCTGGTCGTCTATCTCGAGGACGCGCACGAGGGCGCCCGGGCGCTATTCGCCGCGGCCGGGTTCACGCCCGCGCGTTACTACACCGACATGCGCCGGCCGTTGGCCGACCTGCCCACGGCGACCCCGGTGGAGGGCGTCACCGTGGCGCCGTGGACGCCCGAGCTCGACGACGCCGTGCGCCGCGCGCACAACGAGGCCTTCGCCGACCACTGGGGGAGCGAGCCGCTCACCGTCGAGGCGTGGGCTCTGCGCTCCAGGACCCACGCGCCGTCCTGGAGCCGCGTCGCGGTGGATGACGCGACCGGGGAGGTCGCCGGGTACCTCCTCTCCGCCCGCTATGAGCAGGACTGGCCGGTCGCCGGGTACACCTTCGGGTACACCAGCGTCCTCGGGGTCCGCCGGCCGTGGCGTGGGCGCGGGATCGCGGTGGCGTTGCTGGCGTCGGCGATGGCCGCCTACCGCCAGGACGGCATGGAGTTCGCGCGGCTGGGTGTCGACACGGCGAACCCGTCCGGGGCGCACGGGCTGTACAGCTCGCTGGGGTACGAGGTCGACCACGGCTCGGTCATGTACACGATCGAGATCTGA
- a CDS encoding Rv2175c family DNA-binding protein yields MTDSADLDKIVDSWLTLPDVAERLGLDVGKVRRMIQEGRLAGVRRGEPRVLSVPEAFLVPAHLANPSAPTRPDSDGDGPAWTVLASLQGTFTVLGDAGFDEAEMIQWLFTEDESLAARPIDALRSGGKTAVRRVAQALL; encoded by the coding sequence GTGACTGACAGTGCAGACCTGGACAAGATCGTCGACTCGTGGCTCACGCTGCCGGACGTGGCCGAGCGCCTGGGGCTCGACGTGGGCAAAGTGCGGCGCATGATTCAGGAGGGCCGCCTGGCCGGGGTGCGCCGCGGCGAGCCGCGCGTGCTGTCCGTCCCCGAGGCGTTCCTCGTGCCGGCCCACCTGGCCAACCCTTCCGCGCCCACCCGTCCGGACAGTGACGGGGACGGGCCCGCCTGGACGGTGCTCGCGTCGCTGCAGGGCACCTTCACGGTGCTCGGCGACGCCGGGTTCGACGAGGCGGAGATGATCCAGTGGCTCTTCACCGAGGACGAGTCGTTGGCGGCGCGGCCCATCGACGCCCTCCGCAGCGGCGGCAAGACCGCGGTCCGGCGGGTCGCGCAGGCGCTGCTCTGA
- a CDS encoding DUF4192 domain-containing protein — protein sequence MDTTTVRVNDPRELLAYLPHQLGFAPRESAVAVSLRAPRGRVGLVARVDLADLGHSETGPQVARGLVAHLGANRACGAVLVLYTASDPRGIDPAGAVARAAARHFRDAATPPFGDVAVWVVTSTGYLRLDCDEPACCPAQGRPSRDLDSTVVGAHMVLAGSCVASSREAVARIDRAAAPARRSAARAAQRWLRRGSDAERDGLEALAAWRAQSLEAWARCVEAVRDPIARADPPSALLGRLEAGLSDRRVRDAVLVSLVPGVEDLPERSLREDAAVTGAEMAAAIGAIIDPERAVSPPPGPLSTHAHALERVVAHGRHGAQAPALTLLALLAWWSGDGARASVLLERALSDDPGHRLARLLDDVLTAGMPPGWASAS from the coding sequence ATGGACACCACCACTGTGCGCGTGAACGACCCGCGCGAGCTCCTCGCCTACCTTCCCCACCAGCTCGGGTTCGCGCCCCGGGAGAGCGCGGTCGCGGTGAGCCTGCGCGCGCCCCGCGGGCGCGTCGGCCTCGTCGCACGGGTCGACCTGGCGGACCTGGGCCACTCCGAGACGGGGCCGCAGGTGGCGCGCGGCCTCGTCGCGCACCTGGGCGCGAACCGGGCCTGTGGCGCCGTGCTCGTGCTCTACACCGCGAGCGATCCGCGTGGGATCGACCCGGCAGGCGCCGTGGCCCGCGCCGCGGCACGGCACTTCCGGGACGCCGCGACGCCGCCCTTCGGCGATGTCGCCGTCTGGGTCGTCACCTCGACCGGCTATCTCCGCCTGGACTGCGACGAGCCTGCGTGCTGCCCGGCCCAGGGGCGTCCCTCGCGAGACCTCGACTCCACGGTGGTGGGCGCGCACATGGTCCTGGCCGGGTCGTGCGTGGCGTCGTCCCGGGAGGCGGTCGCCCGCATCGACCGGGCGGCGGCGCCCGCACGGAGATCAGCGGCACGGGCCGCCCAGCGGTGGCTGCGGCGGGGATCCGACGCCGAGCGCGACGGCCTGGAGGCCTTGGCGGCGTGGCGCGCCCAGTCGCTCGAGGCGTGGGCGCGCTGCGTCGAGGCGGTGCGCGACCCGATCGCGCGGGCCGACCCGCCATCGGCTCTTCTGGGCCGGCTCGAGGCCGGGCTCTCCGACCGCAGGGTCCGCGACGCGGTGCTCGTCTCCCTGGTGCCCGGGGTCGAGGACCTGCCCGAGCGGTCCCTCCGCGAGGACGCGGCCGTCACCGGGGCGGAGATGGCCGCCGCGATCGGCGCCATCATCGACCCCGAACGGGCGGTGAGCCCGCCTCCAGGGCCTCTGTCGACGCACGCGCACGCCTTGGAGCGAGTGGTCGCGCACGGTCGGCATGGCGCACAGGCGCCCGCGCTCACACTCCTCGCGCTGCTCGCGTGGTGGTCGGGAGACGGCGCCCGGGCCAGCGTGCTGTTGGAGCGCGCCCTCAGCGACGATCCGGGCCACCGGTTGGCGCGGCTCCTCGACGACGTCCTCACCGCTGGCATGCCGCCCGGTTGGGCTTCGGCGTCCTGA
- a CDS encoding lysoplasmalogenase yields the protein MAVLVCGVVVAAHLACQVLGAEKAADVTQWLLAPSLVAVLLALVPAPRGRRARLVLVGLGFSWLGDTAPDLAEGSTAFLVMVAFFMLAQAAYIAAFAPDWRRSPLLGRPWLLTPYVVLFVSLVAACAPGAGALLAPVVVYGLLLVSMAVLSTGVNRATGLGGAFFFVSDALIALDHLAGLELPRQGLWVMATYIAAQVLLVVGVAAARREGSGQHDPAARVADAPPTARGLPGGGQPA from the coding sequence GTGGCCGTGCTTGTGTGCGGTGTGGTGGTGGCGGCGCACCTCGCCTGCCAGGTGCTCGGCGCCGAGAAGGCGGCCGACGTGACGCAGTGGCTGCTGGCGCCGAGCCTCGTGGCGGTGCTGCTGGCCCTCGTGCCGGCGCCCCGGGGTCGTCGTGCCCGGCTCGTGCTCGTGGGCCTCGGCTTCTCGTGGCTGGGGGACACCGCGCCCGACCTGGCCGAGGGCTCCACGGCGTTCCTGGTCATGGTCGCGTTCTTCATGCTCGCCCAGGCGGCGTACATCGCGGCGTTCGCGCCCGACTGGCGCCGCTCGCCGCTGCTGGGCAGGCCGTGGCTGCTCACCCCGTACGTGGTGCTCTTCGTGAGCCTGGTCGCCGCCTGCGCCCCGGGCGCGGGCGCGCTGCTGGCGCCGGTGGTCGTCTACGGGCTGCTGCTCGTGTCCATGGCCGTGCTGTCGACCGGGGTCAACCGGGCGACCGGCCTGGGGGGCGCCTTCTTCTTCGTCTCGGACGCGCTGATCGCGCTCGACCACCTGGCAGGGCTCGAGCTGCCGCGCCAGGGGCTGTGGGTCATGGCGACGTACATCGCCGCGCAGGTGCTCCTGGTCGTCGGCGTCGCGGCCGCGCGCCGCGAGGGCTCCGGCCAGCACGACCCCGCCGCCCGGGTCGCCGACGCGCCGCCGACGGCCCGCGGCCTGCCCGGCGGCGGCCAGCCCGCCTGA
- a CDS encoding RNA polymerase sigma factor, whose product MSSQSSHPALPREFEHPALQELVIHGRTHGSVNAVALRNACEQADVQDAKRLKAVVRGLATAGITVEQPATPVRAVAATRAKTRPASKAVVGADEAAEKPARAPRAAAKAKAPAKAAAAKPLSKAAQAKAAKAAAAGDEAVELEEVEIEDIVVDDDAVVEPAEGADAVKKEGKEEEAEESVGFVYSDADDDDAPAQQVVTAGATADPVKDYLKQIGKVALLNAEQEVELAKRIEAGLFAEERLNSGVAMEPKARRELEWIAGDGRRAKNHLLEANLRLVVSLAKRYTGRGMLFLDLIQEGNLGLIRAVEKFDYTKGYKFSTYATWWIRQAITRAMADQARTIRIPVHMVEVINKLARVQRQMLQDLGREPTPEELAKELDMTPEKVVEVQKYGREPISLHTPLGEDGDSEFGDLIEDSEAVVPADAVSFTLLQEQLHQVLDTLSEREAGVVSMRFGLTDGQPKTLDEIGKVYGVTRERIRQIESKTMSKLRHPSRSQVLRDYLD is encoded by the coding sequence GTGTCGTCCCAGTCTTCGCACCCCGCGCTCCCGCGTGAGTTCGAGCACCCTGCCCTGCAGGAGCTCGTCATTCATGGCCGGACCCACGGCAGTGTCAACGCAGTTGCCCTGCGCAACGCTTGTGAGCAGGCCGACGTGCAGGACGCCAAGCGTCTGAAGGCCGTCGTGCGCGGCCTGGCCACCGCCGGCATCACGGTCGAGCAGCCCGCCACGCCGGTCCGCGCCGTCGCCGCGACCCGCGCCAAGACGCGTCCCGCGTCGAAGGCGGTGGTCGGTGCGGACGAGGCCGCCGAGAAGCCGGCACGCGCGCCCCGCGCCGCGGCCAAGGCCAAGGCGCCCGCCAAGGCCGCTGCTGCCAAGCCGCTGTCCAAGGCCGCCCAGGCGAAGGCCGCGAAGGCCGCCGCCGCGGGCGACGAGGCCGTCGAGCTCGAAGAGGTCGAGATCGAGGACATCGTCGTCGACGACGACGCCGTCGTGGAGCCCGCCGAGGGCGCCGACGCCGTGAAGAAGGAAGGCAAGGAGGAGGAGGCCGAGGAGAGCGTCGGCTTCGTCTACTCCGACGCCGACGACGACGACGCCCCCGCCCAGCAGGTCGTCACCGCGGGCGCCACGGCCGACCCGGTCAAGGACTACCTCAAGCAGATCGGCAAGGTCGCGCTCCTCAACGCCGAGCAGGAGGTCGAGCTCGCGAAGCGGATCGAGGCCGGCCTGTTCGCCGAGGAGCGGCTCAACTCCGGCGTCGCGATGGAGCCGAAGGCCCGCCGCGAGCTCGAGTGGATCGCCGGCGACGGCCGGCGCGCCAAGAACCACCTGCTCGAGGCCAACCTGCGCCTGGTCGTCTCCTTGGCCAAGCGCTACACGGGGCGCGGGATGCTGTTCCTGGACCTGATCCAGGAGGGCAACCTCGGCCTGATCCGCGCGGTCGAGAAGTTCGACTACACCAAGGGCTACAAGTTCTCGACGTACGCCACGTGGTGGATCCGCCAGGCGATCACGCGCGCCATGGCCGACCAGGCCCGCACCATCCGCATCCCGGTGCACATGGTCGAGGTCATCAACAAGCTCGCGCGCGTCCAGCGGCAGATGCTCCAGGACCTGGGCCGTGAGCCCACGCCCGAGGAGCTCGCCAAGGAGCTCGACATGACCCCCGAGAAGGTCGTCGAGGTCCAGAAGTACGGTCGCGAGCCCATCTCGCTGCACACCCCCCTCGGCGAGGACGGCGACAGCGAGTTCGGCGACCTCATCGAGGACTCCGAGGCTGTCGTGCCGGCCGACGCGGTGAGCTTCACGCTCCTGCAGGAGCAGCTCCACCAGGTGCTCGACACGCTCTCCGAGCGGGAGGCCGGCGTCGTGTCCATGCGCTTCGGGCTCACCGACGGCCAGCCGAAGACGCTCGACGAGATCGGCAAGGTCTACGGCGTGACGCGTGAGCGCATCCGTCAGATCGAGTCCAAGACGATGTCGAAGCTGCGGCACCCGTCGCGGTCCCAGGTGCTCCGCGACTACCTGGACTGA
- a CDS encoding DNA gyrase/topoisomerase IV subunit B, translating into MSTASAESSYTARHLSVLEGLEAVRKRPGMYIGSTDSRGLMHCMWEIIDNSVDEALGGHGNRIEIILHADSSVEVRDNGRGIPVDVEPKTGLTGVEVVFTKLHAGGKFGGGSYAASGGLHGVGASVVNALSARLDVEVDRGGKTYRMTFHRGEPGVFDDSAVRGPDSPFTPFIDNSELAVVGKVARGRTGSRVRYWADRQVFPKTAVFSYDELVTRARQTSFLVPGLAITVRDERGIPGTPGADGPHEETFLHEGGTLDFVDHLAPDPAVTDTWKLTGTGTFTETVPVLDARGHLEPQEVERECEVDIALRWGTGYDTEVRTFVNIIATPKGGSHLAGFEAALLRTLRKAVEANARRLKISSKDSGERIEKEDVLAGLTAVLTVRLAEPQFEGQTKEVLGTAPVRGIVAKVVDTELAAILNSAKREHKAQSALLLDKVVGEMRARLSARKQKEISRRKNALENSTLPAKLADCRSDDVARSELFIVEGDSALGTAKLARSSDFQALLPIRGKILNVQKASITDMLKNVECAAIIQVLGAGSGRTFDLEAARYGKIVLMTDADVDGAHIRTLLLTLFFRYMRPMVEAGRVFAAVPPLHRIEVIGAGSRKNEYVYTYSEAELIATLKKLDKAGKRYKDDIQRYKGLGEMDADQLAETTMDPRHRTLRRVTVEGAQRAEEIFELLMGSDVAPRKDFIIAGADALDRSRIDA; encoded by the coding sequence GTGTCGACAGCATCAGCAGAGTCCAGCTACACCGCCCGGCACCTCTCGGTGCTGGAGGGCCTGGAAGCCGTCCGCAAGCGCCCTGGCATGTACATCGGCTCCACGGACTCCCGTGGGCTCATGCACTGCATGTGGGAGATCATCGACAACTCCGTCGACGAGGCGCTGGGCGGCCACGGCAACCGGATCGAGATCATCCTGCACGCCGACTCCTCGGTCGAGGTCCGCGACAACGGGCGCGGCATCCCGGTGGACGTCGAGCCGAAGACCGGCCTGACGGGCGTCGAAGTCGTCTTCACCAAGCTGCACGCCGGCGGCAAGTTCGGCGGCGGCTCGTACGCCGCGTCCGGCGGCCTGCACGGCGTGGGCGCCTCGGTGGTCAACGCGCTCTCGGCGCGCCTGGACGTCGAGGTGGACCGCGGTGGCAAGACCTACCGCATGACGTTCCACCGCGGCGAGCCCGGCGTCTTCGACGACAGCGCGGTGCGGGGCCCGGACTCGCCGTTCACCCCGTTCATCGACAACTCGGAGCTCGCCGTCGTCGGCAAGGTCGCGCGCGGCCGCACCGGCTCGCGCGTGCGGTACTGGGCCGACCGCCAGGTCTTCCCGAAGACGGCGGTCTTCTCCTACGACGAGCTCGTGACCCGTGCCCGGCAGACCAGTTTCCTGGTGCCCGGCCTGGCCATCACGGTGCGCGACGAGCGAGGCATCCCCGGCACCCCGGGCGCCGACGGCCCGCACGAGGAGACGTTCCTCCACGAGGGCGGCACGCTCGACTTCGTCGACCACCTGGCGCCCGACCCCGCGGTGACCGACACCTGGAAGCTCACGGGCACGGGAACGTTCACCGAGACGGTCCCGGTGCTGGACGCCCGCGGGCACCTCGAGCCGCAGGAGGTCGAGCGGGAGTGCGAGGTCGACATCGCGCTGCGCTGGGGGACCGGGTACGACACCGAGGTCCGCACCTTCGTCAACATCATCGCCACGCCCAAGGGCGGCTCCCACCTGGCCGGCTTCGAGGCGGCGCTGCTGCGCACGCTGCGCAAGGCCGTCGAGGCCAACGCCCGGCGGCTCAAGATCTCCTCGAAGGACTCCGGCGAGCGCATCGAGAAGGAGGACGTGCTTGCGGGGCTCACCGCGGTGCTCACCGTCCGCCTCGCCGAGCCGCAGTTCGAGGGCCAGACCAAGGAGGTGCTCGGCACGGCCCCCGTCCGCGGGATCGTCGCCAAGGTCGTCGACACCGAGCTGGCCGCGATCCTCAACTCGGCCAAGCGCGAGCACAAGGCCCAGTCGGCCCTGCTGCTCGACAAGGTGGTCGGCGAGATGCGCGCGCGGCTGTCCGCCCGCAAGCAGAAGGAGATCTCCCGGCGCAAGAACGCCCTGGAGAACTCGACGCTGCCCGCCAAGCTCGCCGACTGCCGTAGCGACGACGTGGCCCGCAGCGAGCTGTTCATCGTGGAGGGCGACTCGGCCCTCGGCACCGCCAAGCTGGCGCGCTCCTCGGACTTCCAGGCGCTGCTGCCGATCCGCGGCAAGATCCTCAACGTCCAGAAGGCGTCCATCACGGACATGCTGAAGAACGTCGAGTGCGCCGCGATCATCCAGGTCCTCGGCGCGGGCTCGGGCCGCACGTTCGACCTCGAGGCAGCCCGCTACGGGAAGATCGTGCTGATGACGGACGCCGATGTGGACGGCGCGCACATCCGCACGCTGCTGCTCACGCTGTTCTTCCGGTACATGCGCCCCATGGTCGAGGCGGGCCGTGTGTTCGCCGCCGTGCCGCCGCTGCACCGCATCGAGGTGATCGGCGCGGGGAGCCGCAAGAACGAGTACGTGTACACGTACTCCGAGGCGGAGCTCATCGCGACGCTCAAGAAGCTCGACAAGGCCGGCAAGCGCTACAAGGACGACATCCAGCGCTACAAGGGCCTCGGCGAGATGGACGCCGACCAGCTCGCGGAGACGACCATGGACCCCCGTCACCGCACGCTGCGCCGGGTCACGGTCGAGGGGGCGCAGCGCGCCGAGGAGATCTTCGAGCTGCTCATGGGCTCGGACGTCGCGCCGCGCAAGGACTTCATCATCGCTGGCGCGGACGCGCTGGACCGCAGCCGCATCGACGCGTGA
- a CDS encoding polyprenyl synthetase family protein produces the protein MSATPLVDVENVRTRVDAVLADHVEALRARLAQTSPDAAPLADAVEQMLSGGKRLRAAFCYWAWRAHGGEPASPAAETVVRVGAALELFQAAALFHDDVMDDSDTRRGLPAAHRAFATRHEAEGWAGDPRRFGDSAAILLGDLALVVSEEAFAAAIAGEAPGLAARARAVFDLMRAEVTVGQYLDVLAQALPWGEDPAADEARAREVVRAKSARYSVEHPLALGTTLAGARPDQVAAVRAIGLPLGEAFQLRDDLLGVFGDPGATGKPAGDDLLEGKRTVLVARAVARARAAGDDAIVAVVRDQLGRRDLPAEAVQALADAIESTGAPQDVETLITALSDQAFAGLEALDVTEQGRQMLVALGHAAVDRRA, from the coding sequence GTGAGCGCCACCCCACTCGTCGATGTCGAGAACGTCCGCACGAGGGTCGACGCCGTCCTGGCGGACCACGTGGAGGCCCTGCGCGCGCGCCTGGCCCAGACCAGCCCCGACGCGGCGCCGCTCGCCGACGCCGTCGAGCAGATGCTCTCCGGCGGCAAGCGGCTGCGCGCCGCGTTCTGCTACTGGGCGTGGCGGGCCCACGGCGGCGAGCCCGCCTCCCCCGCCGCCGAGACGGTCGTGCGGGTCGGCGCGGCGCTCGAGCTGTTCCAGGCCGCGGCGCTGTTCCACGACGACGTGATGGACGACTCCGACACCCGTCGCGGGCTGCCCGCCGCCCACCGGGCGTTCGCGACCCGGCACGAGGCCGAGGGCTGGGCGGGCGACCCCCGCCGCTTCGGCGACTCGGCGGCCATCCTGCTCGGCGACCTGGCCCTCGTGGTGAGCGAGGAGGCGTTTGCCGCGGCCATTGCCGGCGAGGCGCCCGGCCTGGCGGCGCGTGCCCGCGCCGTGTTCGACCTGATGCGCGCCGAGGTCACCGTCGGGCAGTACCTCGACGTCCTCGCCCAGGCGCTTCCCTGGGGCGAGGACCCCGCCGCCGACGAGGCGCGGGCGCGCGAGGTCGTCCGAGCCAAGTCGGCCCGGTACAGCGTGGAGCACCCGCTCGCCCTCGGGACCACGCTCGCCGGCGCCCGGCCGGACCAGGTCGCGGCCGTCCGCGCGATCGGGCTCCCGCTGGGCGAGGCGTTCCAGCTGCGCGACGACCTGCTCGGCGTCTTCGGCGACCCGGGCGCCACCGGCAAGCCCGCTGGAGACGATTTGCTCGAGGGCAAGCGCACCGTGCTCGTCGCGCGCGCCGTGGCGCGCGCCCGAGCGGCCGGCGACGACGCGATCGTGGCAGTGGTGCGCGATCAACTGGGGCGGCGGGACCTGCCGGCCGAGGCCGTGCAGGCGTTAGCGGACGCGATCGAGTCGACCGGCGCCCCGCAGGACGTCGAGACCCTCATCACCGCGCTCAGCGACCAGGCGTTCGCAGGCCTCGAAGCCTTGGACGTGACCGAGCAGGGACGCCAGATGCTCGTCGCGCTGGGGCACGCTGCGGTCGACCGGCGCGCCTGA
- a CDS encoding DUF7455 domain-containing protein: protein MTGTTTEPLTAADRCDRCNAQAYVRVLLPVGELLFCAHHAREHGPKFSKMATHVQDETDRLLAEHGAGAGAAR from the coding sequence GTGACTGGGACGACGACAGAACCACTGACCGCAGCCGACCGGTGCGACCGTTGCAACGCGCAGGCCTACGTGCGCGTGCTCCTGCCTGTGGGCGAGCTCCTCTTCTGCGCCCACCACGCTCGTGAGCATGGCCCGAAGTTCTCCAAGATGGCGACACACGTCCAGGACGAGACCGACCGCCTCCTCGCCGAGCACGGAGCAGGAGCGGGCGCCGCTCGCTGA
- a CDS encoding LysM peptidoglycan-binding domain-containing protein, whose translation MTQSATGQQCAPTAAPTQAEPGRALRRGTSAGATLALAAVAAVSSAGAAHADEAYTVRQGDTVSHIATRAGVTVQAIARANSLADASRIRVGQQLVIPSSATTSAPTAAAPAPAVAAGATHTVVAGDTVSALAKRHGTTVAAIVSANNLDSRALIRIGQTLSIPNSAAPAAASPTASTPTSASAPASTGTHTVVAGDTVSAIATRYGTTVAAIVSANNLDARALIRIGQTLTVPGQAASAPTTQLVGNTFAGRTYADTVVAAANANKATLLATGVPSKADMQAKVAATAREMGVDPALALAVAFQESGFNHTAVSPANAIGTMQVIPSSGEWAAQLVGRPINLLDPNDNVVAGVAILRSLVKNANDLPTAIAGYYQGASSVKRNGMFADTRRYVANIQTHMERFR comes from the coding sequence ATGACGCAGTCCGCCACCGGTCAGCAGTGCGCACCGACCGCCGCGCCCACCCAGGCCGAGCCGGGCCGCGCCCTGCGCCGAGGAACCAGCGCCGGAGCCACCCTGGCCCTCGCGGCTGTCGCCGCCGTGTCCTCCGCGGGCGCCGCGCACGCCGACGAGGCCTACACCGTCCGCCAGGGCGACACCGTGAGCCACATCGCGACACGGGCGGGGGTCACCGTCCAGGCCATCGCGCGTGCCAACTCCCTCGCCGACGCCAGCCGGATCCGCGTCGGGCAGCAGCTCGTCATCCCGTCGTCCGCGACGACGTCCGCGCCGACCGCCGCAGCACCTGCTCCCGCGGTAGCCGCCGGGGCGACGCACACCGTCGTCGCCGGTGACACGGTGTCGGCCCTCGCCAAGCGCCACGGCACGACGGTGGCCGCGATCGTCAGCGCCAACAACCTGGACTCGCGCGCCCTGATCCGCATCGGCCAGACGCTGTCCATCCCGAACTCGGCCGCTCCAGCTGCCGCGTCTCCCACGGCGAGCACGCCCACCAGCGCGAGCGCGCCCGCGAGCACGGGGACGCACACCGTGGTCGCCGGGGACACCGTCTCGGCGATCGCCACCCGGTATGGCACCACCGTGGCGGCCATCGTGAGCGCCAACAACCTGGACGCGCGCGCCCTCATCCGCATCGGCCAGACGCTCACCGTCCCCGGCCAGGCGGCGTCGGCGCCCACCACGCAGCTCGTCGGCAACACCTTCGCCGGCCGCACCTACGCCGACACCGTGGTCGCCGCGGCGAACGCCAACAAGGCGACGCTGCTGGCCACCGGGGTCCCCTCGAAGGCCGACATGCAGGCGAAGGTCGCCGCGACCGCCCGGGAGATGGGCGTGGACCCAGCCCTCGCCCTGGCCGTGGCATTCCAGGAGTCCGGCTTCAACCACACGGCCGTCTCCCCCGCGAACGCCATCGGCACGATGCAGGTCATCCCGAGCTCCGGCGAGTGGGCGGCGCAGCTCGTGGGACGCCCGATCAACTTGCTCGACCCGAACGACAACGTCGTGGCGGGCGTCGCGATCCTCCGCTCGCTCGTCAAGAACGCGAACGACCTGCCCACGGCGATCGCCGGTTACTACCAGGGCGCGAGCTCGGTCAAGCGCAACGGCATGTTCGCGGACACCCGCCGGTACGTCGCGAACATCCAGACGCACATGGAGCGGTTCCGCTGA